The genomic DNA aatggTAGAAAATGGGTAAGAATTGATATGACATAATTAAAACAGTACAATTTAGAGCAAACAAAGAAAATAAACTTCTCTCCAGCGAAGATCAGAAGTCAGAACATAACATAACATGGGTGAAATTTGTGTCAACCGAGATATCAGATTTGTCAGCCGAGATATCAGATTATACTCGAATACAGGACATGCTGACAACAATAACATACCACAACACATTCTACAAACAGAGTTCACCGATTTGCCATTTATCATAGAATTTCTCAAGTTTCCTGAACTACGATTACATATACTTCAAAATGCTGCTTCACTTGCAACCTATCATagctattgaaaatagctttTGAACTAGTTCCAATCAAGTCCTCCTAATGTGGTGGAGCCAACCCCTTCCCACATTTCATGGCAGCCCACTTCATCATTGTCAACCCCTTCCATGTTGCTGTCCCACCAGCCGCTACCATTTGCATCTGTTAAGAAAAACAAAACAATTTCAATGGACCAAGAATATTAAACTTGGATGCTTACAAAAAATAAGAAAGAGAGGCTGTTATAACTGTTTTTGTCTGCTTCTTAGGTGACATCAAACTTACAATGATTAAAGAGAGGCTTTGGTTTCTCGTGGCTAATAAATATCCTCTTCCTTGGATTATGTGCATTTTTATTATTATCGCCAAGAGTGACCAAGACCTTTCGAGCAGCTGCTTTCACATCCATACCTAGTAACCTCAGTTTTTAACAATCAAGTTCTTGATGCATGAATTAGAATATAAAACAAAGAAGAGTATGACATGCATATATAATTTAGAAGCTAGACTCTAGCAATGACATAGAACATGGATATTCAATCTTGCATCAAGTACATGACACCGTCAAAACAACACTAGAATGCATAATGTTGACTTGTTGAGGATAGAACAACACAAGTATTATGAATATAGAACTTATGATAAAGAACAATGAAATCTTGCAAGTCGAAAAGTGTGGTGTGCTTTTTTGTAGTTATGAAGAATGTGAGTGAACTAAAATTATTTATAACTTTTGTGGCATTAAACAACTTTTTGGCACACACAAGGCACATCTAAATGCTAAACTTCATTTAGCACTAAAAGATAATTTAATCTAACATGCATAGTTTCTCGTAGCAATTCTCTCTAATTCTCTTACTAAATTAGATATTCATATAATCCTTTTACTCATGTTCATTCAGTTCAGACATTAAACTATTAATATTTCTAGCAACATTGTATGTTTTCTTTCAATTTAAGTGGAATTTCTTCACAAGGAATTTAGTTTGCTGAAATAAATTCAACAGCAATATTTCACTTTGAGTATCTTGTGACTTTCATTCCAGGAAGCAGCTGAGAACAGAGTATTAACTGTATTATGCATATACTGCATTGACTTTTACGGCACTTCCAAGTTTCACCAATATTCCACACACGTAACTGAAACTAAACTCTCTGTAGTTGAGAACTCTAAATAGTAAAAGGAGTTATTTTAAAGAAAAAACTAAAAAAAGTATATTGCTAATTAAATATGTTCATTGTTAAATGTTGTACTAAGAAGAAGACAAGTGAACTGGTTTAAGCATCAACGTCCACTCACATAATTTATTCTAAGAAGCAATACACCACATTCAAGTACTATAGATATTGTGACCAACCTTCATGTGgtctgcttctttttcttgaCCCTTGAGTGTGGCATATGTTGGAAATATCCTCGTCAGCAGGCAAGCTGATACACCCTTCTTTTTTATCTGCAGTACTTTTAAGTTTTTCAAAAGCTACATCAATATCACGATTCAGCTCCGGATCACCTATTATGTTCACAATGTTCTCTCGTCCACTACACCCGCTTACACCCATACCAATCACAGGTGATGAAAATGGTTTTTGCTTCCCCTGCAAATAATCACATATAAAAACAGATGAACTAGTAAAGAAAACACATTACAGCATAGTCATATATTGGTATGTTCTATCTATATATGTAAGAACCAGCATCACGTTACTATTTGTAGCTGTCCCCCAACCGCAAGTTTTCTTATGGTTCAATACTTAATTTAGAGGATTGAATTAGAACTGCATACTTTTGGTGGCTGATAAGTGACAGTTCTTCTGCTAAACTAAGTAAACCAAGTGAGTTGGATTCCAAGCTTACACATCAAATGCACCACTCACTTTTCGTCTATGCACTTGTCTTATTTGTTCACCCAAAACATATCCTAGTATATTTAGATTGAAAGCAAGTTCAATAAATTATTGCCACCCCAACCGTGGAGTCGTGGACATATATGGATGCCTGACATGTTTACGTTTTTATACAGGAAGTCATCATATAGCGATGCTTGTTGGTACGATCCCATTTATGCTACTCGAATCAATAGGTTTTAAGGCCTTGTGCTTCATACCCTTAACTTTAATACCGTAGTCTGAAACAAGCATTCCAAAATTGCAGCAACTGACTCCATAAGAATCCTGAAACCTCCCATCACAGGGCCCTTAATTTTACAAATTCATACTTCTTAGATTATTACCTCTCATGTTTCTAACAAATTCAAGTCACATCACACAAATATGTGATTAGCCTAATTCAGAAATCACTCTCCACATTCAC from Apium graveolens cultivar Ventura chromosome 5, ASM990537v1, whole genome shotgun sequence includes the following:
- the LOC141725058 gene encoding uncharacterized protein LOC141725058, encoding MKSSKLPTIRVFGQRPIPSQFLSKSDGKEDGQCKAPKKNTSVSLSNFLDRKLQKGFSFTKSVQGKQKPFSSPVIGMGVSGCSGRENIVNIIGDPELNRDIDVAFEKLKSTADKKEGCISLPADEDISNICHTQGSRKRSRPHEGMDVKAAARKVLVTLGDNNKNAHNPRKRIFISHEKPKPLFNHYANGSGWWDSNMEGVDNDEVGCHEMWEGVGSTTLGGLDWN